From Parafrankia discariae:
GGACGTCCAGTTCGGCGGCTACGACAACCCCGACGACGCGGACCCGGGCGGCCACTGGTGACGAAGGAGCAGGGGCTTGTGCCGTAGGAGACCGGGACAAACCGTGGGAGGCTCGGTCGCACTCGTGATCAGCCGATGATCGTCGGTATGCGGTATGCGGTATGCGGTATGGGTGCTGGCCGCTTCAGGTCGAACGTTCGGCGACGAACACGAACTCACACCCCGGGCGGTCCGGTGCCTCCCGCACGTCGAGGACTCCGTACCCGTTGGCGACCAGGCTCGATTCGACCTCGCCCCGGCCGCGGAACCGCACGGTCGAGTCCGAGGTGACGACCACGCCGTCGGCCAGGAAGCGGTAGGTGTATCGGAAGGAGACGAACGGAAGGCTGACGTCGGTGACCTCCTGACGTCGTTCCACCAGGCCGATGCCGGCGATGTCGAGGGTGACGGGATCGACGTCCACCGCCCACTCCTCCCAGGCGTGACGTTCGGGACGCCTGGTCTCGAAGACGAGATGGCCATGTGGGCGAAGGGCGGTGTGGATGCCCTGAGGGGCCCGGTCCCAGCCGTCGTCGGTGAGAAAGACCTGAGCCACGTTCCCGGTCATCATCGCCAGGTCCACGTCGAGCGCCGGCAGCGCCGCGGCATCGCCGTGGATCCAACGGACACTTCCCGCCCGGTCCTTCGACCTCGCGACCCTGAGCGACTCCTCGGCCGGATCGACACCCACGACCGTGCGGCCGCTTCCAGCGAGCAGGACCGCCAGGGAACCGGTCCCGCAACCAACGTCGAGCACATGACGCGCGGTCAGCTCGGCGGCGGTCGCGACGTAGGCGGCCAGGTCGTCGCGGTCTCCATCGAAGGAGTCGTAGACACGCGCGAGGAGAGGATGGGCGAAGATCGGATCCGGCATCCAGGGACCCTACCCACCGTCACATGTTCCGGCGGGTCGGCGGAAGACGGGTAGGGCAGGCCGGCCCCTCCACTCTTACCGGCACTCCTCAGAACCCCGGGTCGTGGAAACCTGTGCCGTGGAACCCGATGTCCTGCCCGCCGTGGTCCGCCCAGTCCGACGGTTCCGGTGCGAATCCCGCCGGATCGGAGTCGTCCCAGTCGGGCAGCCCGGCTGAGACGGGCGCGTCACCGTCGTGATCGAGCGGATCGGGCAGGCCGGGATCGTCAGCCGGTCC
This genomic window contains:
- a CDS encoding class I SAM-dependent methyltransferase, which codes for MPDPIFAHPLLARVYDSFDGDRDDLAAYVATAAELTARHVLDVGCGTGSLAVLLAGSGRTVVGVDPAEESLRVARSKDRAGSVRWIHGDAAALPALDVDLAMMTGNVAQVFLTDDGWDRAPQGIHTALRPHGHLVFETRRPERHAWEEWAVDVDPVTLDIAGIGLVERRQEVTDVSLPFVSFRYTYRFLADGVVVTSDSTVRFRGRGEVESSLVANGYGVLDVREAPDRPGCEFVFVAERST